One window of the Canis lupus familiaris isolate Mischka breed German Shepherd chromosome 29, alternate assembly UU_Cfam_GSD_1.0, whole genome shotgun sequence genome contains the following:
- the TCF24 gene encoding transcription factor 24: MDRDGPASSPLIAGNETAPPVAATRDPSPGGAGPGPAGPGGGGARLGGGRPAAANAARERSRVQTLRHAFLELQRTLPSVPPDTKLSKLDVLLLATTYIAHLTRSLQDDAEAPADPALGALRGDGYLHPVKKWPMRSRLYIGATGQFLKHSVSGEKANHGSTTTDSQP, translated from the exons AACGAGACCGCGCCCCCGGTCGCCGCCACCCGCGACCCGAgcccgggcggggccgggccgggaccCGCGGGccctggcggcggcggcgcgcgcctcgggggcgggcggccggcggcggcgAACGCAGCGCGGGAGCGCAGCCGCGTGCAGACTCTGCGGCACGCCTTCCTGGAGCTGCAGCGCACGCTGCCGTCGGTGCCGCCGGACACCAAGCTGTCCAAGCTGGACGTGCTGCTGCTGGCCACTACCTACATTGCTCACCTCACCCGCAGCCTGCAGGACGACGCCGAGGCGCCGGCGGACCCAGCGCTGGGCGCCCTGCGCGGAGACGGCTACCTACACCCTGTCAAG aaatggcCCATGCGATCAAGATTATACATTGGTGCTACTGGTCAGTTTCTGAAGCATTCTGTGTCTGGAGAAAAAGCAAATCATGGCAGTACTACAACAGACTCACAGCCTTAG